From a single Lolium rigidum isolate FL_2022 chromosome 7, APGP_CSIRO_Lrig_0.1, whole genome shotgun sequence genomic region:
- the LOC124670708 gene encoding uncharacterized protein LOC124670708, producing the protein MVFSSAWLAAAARVPAELCQGAPRPGQRRRLRADEVLRALFAPPVHELERLAGCLYLFFCMPLPDPDEYYYVPASGRGGAWVARRPGVLYSYRRSLSVSSSSGDDDEGLYYSED; encoded by the coding sequence ATGGTGTTCAGCAGCGcgtggctggcggcggcggcgcgggtgccGGCGGAGCTGTGCCAGGGCGCGCCGCGGCCGGGGCAGCGGCGCCGGCTGCGGGCCGACGAGGTCCTGCGCGCGCTGTTCGCGCCGCCCGTGCACGAGCTCGAGCGCCTCGCCGGCTGCCTCTACCTCTTCTTCTGCATGCCCCTGCCGGACCCGGACGAGTACTACTACGTGCCGGCGTCCGGGCGAGGCGGCGCCTGGGTGGCGCGGCGGCCCGGCGTGCTCTACAGCTACCGCCGGTCCCTCTCGGTCTCCTCCTcgtccggcgacgacgacgaggggctGTATTACTCGGAAGACTAG